The Cherax quadricarinatus isolate ZL_2023a chromosome 76, ASM3850222v1, whole genome shotgun sequence genomic sequence ctatgggggttttgaatttcttatgatcaccttggatcaaatttttggattacccctcccactttcacccaccccccacctcaaatttttctcgataataccaagactccatctcctcggatcaagttttttggaatcccccctctgggggtaagcatgcttactacaggtctaaacatcttccccttattattttaaaatgaactaaaagtttcctctcattaagttaaatgaactaaaaaagcgtgtttactcgtcagtattcctctcattaagttaaatgaactaaaaaggacccagcatacaagctaaatcttgtcgacttacccctatgtcagtgacgtcagtattcctctcattaagttaaatgaactaaaaaggaccgcgcacacaggttgaatcttgtctacccttttagttaataaggggtcatagcagtgacgtcacacatacaagctgaatcaatgtcgatccttttagttcattcaagttaataaggggatatagtacctacatcatagggaaaacatttttcatcatcagaaagacacatttcaggataacactaatacacatttttttttcattatttattatacaagcaatacatcactctattctcctacgtttagatggtggaatatcagggtgtccataagccaaggattcattagtattcaaatgatatcttttatcatcaaaggctgacaaacctctcttattaattcttatcgtacatatttcaccttttacATTGCTTATAGACTTACACGCGAATAATTCTCTATCTACATTTGATAAAACATTCTTATATCTTGCATGTGTTAATAATGGCATAAATTGCGAAGGAATACCCTTGGCTCTGCTGACATTAGTTGATCTTCCAGCAATCTTGACAGAATACATTTTAGCTTTCAGGGCTATCAACTCGCTAATATGGTTATCACACATTTCAGATTTCAATAACCCCAGCTCACCTTTTCTACTATCATCATATAAGGGATGCTCaggactgaaatttgaaaaatccatataacctaacaatggttcactttttaactcggtgtacaaatctttacatttcaagctaaaaatatatgagtcagtatcggtataaagaagtcttacatcatcaccataatgttgttttaaaactttataccaaaaatgatacaatttctttttagctatctcaagaatttgaaaaccgAGATAAAGTGGTTGCTTAACTTCTAATATATCTTTATTGAATGTGCAAATTACTCTATCTTGATTtaaatgtgtgatattttttaaCAAAGGATCCTTACTCGCTCTAATAAATGCTTTCTCATTATTGATATATCTATATTTCTCAGCATACTTTGTAATATTCAGCAATGATTTCCCATATATGgcgttattagttaatttgaaggcttttgacttgataggacatcttgtagctgttctctgtgcaatattagttgATATGAAGGGTTCTAAAAATTTTGTCTGTGTATATTCATATATGGTATGAACCTTTTCCACCTCTAACCCAAGTTCCAGTAATAACTGTAACAATTCTAGACTGATTAAATAATTTTTCTGAGGTAAATGACTGCCCACTAATTTCCCATTAGATTTGGGGAtctttctaccttcatttttcaatatagattcacaataaggagataacatctcttcTGATATATTCATATGTGATAATATTAAAGGAAGTTCATCAGTGAGTCTAGCCACCTCGGGGGATATGTGCTTGGTATCACATTCTATCCAATATCCCTTTTGACCTTCGCAGGAAACATTACTTAATCCCACATCGAGGAAAGCATTCTTCTCGTCATTGGATAATTTTCTGATACCATTCtgtggaagagcttcaaccatcGCACTAGCATACAAAGAATTGAAATCTAGATATAAAATATGAGTGCCCATTCCACTCTCAACATCAAAATTAGGGTTAATTAGGGGATTATCTGCTTTAGAATACTGATTAATTGCGCAGGTAAACCCTCCTCTGAGATTCCTTTTAATCAAGTCATATAATTCATGGGAATATATCATATCtaatcttacattagttttcaataggaatgcatcccaactgaatgatggtaaacttatataattactaacgtctagcttataaatatctttgagtgttttacgccactccatgaagacatcgGCTAACAAACCAACATCTGTCTTGAGATATAACATCAAGTAATCTCCTAAAGTCTTACATTTACCCAACTCAAACACTTTCAATGCATGTTCATAATCTTCTTGGCTGATAGCGCtatttctcaaagaattaaaaaaatgatctttactcggtaattttgtttcatcgagcttctttaaactatcaatataatcataacacaaaatttgttttcctttacataataaaggtaagacatctcgaggcacatctttcagaatactctctgtatatttcagggatttacctgccttgatatgttgttctgctaacgtggaaagagatccattcaataaagacagtgaatcttgaaacctaaccttacctatgtctactttcaagaatttgaatccttgtttcgaatgaatttcaacgttatatttatcaacattcaattcctttaaaattattcctaaatcatacgacatgttatgacaaaaaagcaataatttctctctcttgtctttacgCTGCATATTACATCGTGCACAATAGGctccaatataattattgaaatttaaagtatggtcatggtgtttatgtttgtctttgggttttttgaaggtgttaccaCATAATTCACAAGTGTTCTGAGAATCATGCCTCATCTCATCCTCCTCTGACATATGGATTTCATGATACTGTCTTCTAAACTTTATTTTATtccattcaccactaacatttaaaatgaaatgattaacagcatcctcccccttataactctttatacacactatttctcctttgcgatcaaatataatataacaataggcaatggctttatgacgagACTCAATTTTACCTTCTGGGAGAGTGGTGTCTAATGCACATTCAAAATCAAATACACCGATGTATTCGTTGGAATGTGTATGACTAAAATTTTCaaagtgtactgttgttccttccgggGGGAATACGAGAACCTGATTGATTTTACATCCATCTTCGTGGATATCTAACTCTTCCTGTGTATTCAACTTCATCAAACAACTATGACAGTGCTTCTTTTCACCTTTTTCTGACATTATCGTTCTAACATACCCGTCAAAATCTTTGATTAAAACCAAATGTCTTTCATTCAACAATAACGCGCACATAATGtccttatatttcttattccccttacGACACATAGCCATAAATGTCCTATCTTGATCCTTTCTTAATTGATAAACATATAATGacactttattttccttctctaatATACCTAACTTATCACGCGTAATGGGGAAATCATCTATAGAAGTTTTTGCATGATTAAGACAACCTCTCTTAGTATTAACTGCTCTGCGAATATGTTTCCATGGCATGTTCTTTTTATGACATTGATAGGCGGCAAAAGCACGCAGTACACATAACCCATCATTAATCTCTGGATTAAATACATATTTCTTCCCTCGCAGTTTCTCGGGATATGCCACATATGACCCCACTTGCACTCTGAATTCTACTTTAACATATTCGATACTGAAAGATTCGATTTGATCTATGATCCAGCCAGATCCTTCCTGATCTTGCAACTCTGTCTCGTATCTTTCTAATATTGTTCCCACCCATCGATCAAATACTTCAGagatttcctcttcacttactaactcaaacgctaaatttatcacaaattgtccattttgatcatcacccgatatgttttgacgtaatgtccttataactataattgggtggattctgagcgacattgctagaggcgatctatcatacatatctcgcatctgttctataaaataatccctataaacatgtaaatacattcttaactctctgttataagatgaaggaacactatatttcctcactgtatgtcTACCTCTAAAATTCTGGATATATGTAATAACTTCTGGGCTCTCGTCTTCACTATTATGCGTGTCAGACACGTCATGcgaggtagttgctctctcatcatCATTAGTGGGGGCAGAAGTACCCGCACCTCCGCATTGTGAGGTACCAACACtagcactctcaccaccaagcTGGGCAGTTtgattcacaacactaccaggtgtatttcctgcagaggaaaaaagcacatccaattcataacccaaaaaatattaagatttcaatgaacagaggaaaaaagcacatccaattcataacccaaaaaatattaagatttcaatgaatagAGGAAAAAAAAGCacatccaattcataacccaaaaaatgttaagatttcaatgaatagtaatattacgtccagtaatgggggtaagaaggtcacccttcacaatttttacataatacgttttaagatttcaatgaacagaggaaaaacaagcacatccaattcataacccaaaatattaagatttcaatgaacagaggaaaatcTTTTCTCGAGTGACTAGCACAACAAAAGATCACAAATTGGTTACATACCTGTTTCTATAGCCTTCTTCCATAAAGCATCTACACGTGCCCACTCATTATCCAATTGCAATAACCTTTCATTGCGTTGTACACCGCCTTTCTCGATTACCAACGAACGCTGCTTTCTAATCGATAATCTTCTCTTCACCAATGCTTCCAAGTATTTCGAATATATGCTATCCCCTGTTAAGAATTTCACTTATTAACGCACTATCCCAGTAaaaaatttcactcgtatgctccaacaaaaattaaacatgtaaaaaaacAAGAATTTTCTAACAATCTCCTCTTCACCAATTCACTTATTTAACCCATTAAAAATTTCACTTATTAACGCACTAACCCAGTAAACATTTCACTTATTAACGCACTAACCCAGTAAacatttcactcgtatgcttcaacaaaaattaacccaaatttcactcgtatgcttcaacaaaaattaaacaTGTAAAAAACAAGAATTTTCTAAGTATAACTTACCTTTCTCCATGTTGTGCGGTTCAGCGTTGGAAGATGAGGtcctttaacttaatgagaggaaacttttagttcattttaaaataatatgaGGAAGATGAGGTCAATCACGGATGATGGatggaagcactgtcctcgctctgagtgtCTCATTGAGCTTATATAGGCCGCCCCCTCCCCCcgacacatggtgtaatgcggttcacacctaaggtagatttaagataatcatgaacacctgggtcaacacaggtcagacagacagCATGATATGTGGTTCAGCGTTGGAAGATGAGGtcctttaacttaatgagaggaaacttttagttcattttaaaataatatgaGGAAGATGAGGTCAGTCACGGATGGAAGCACTGTCctcactctgagagactcattgtgggtcaccccaacacatggtgtaatgcggttcacacccaaggtagaacataacacctgcgtcaactcaggacagacaggcgccatgaaatgcggttcacacccaaggtagatttaagataatcatgaacacctgggtCAATCGCCACCCTAAAGCAACTAATTTTGGTGAGGCAGTCCTGCTCCACATTAACTGCGTCCCCTTATTGAACTAAAAGTATTATATATCTTGAAAACCCATTAAGACTTACAGTGTACAAGACGCCTCTCTATGGTAAACACccttttttagttcattcaacTTAAAGAGAGGAAGCTTTTAGAtcaattttaaaataataaggggaagatgttgaaCTTGACAACATACACATCTGATGACGTTGATATATTTCGTTATCCATCAAGGATTATCATTGCCGGTTATTCGAATAGTGGCAAATCTTATTTCACATCAAAATTATTAAAGTTATACCATGAgaaatttcataacattataatatgcggggtgacatcacatcccttagaacaagattcagagataactcataaattaacattaagtaacgatattatcgacccgcagaatgtcattgcatcacctgatgaaaatacaataattattgttgatgatctatttttaaaagcaggtaacagtgaaattattctcgaatgttttactaaaggtagacatcataatataagcattattctgattactcaaaatatatttcacggaggacgatatagtcgtaccatggctttaaacgccacgcattttgctttatttaaaatgagggatcttggacaagtagagattctggggcgacaagtgttcggaaaaaataaggaatttgtaaatatatataaatctgctataaaacgatcaccctttggttatttattcatagaccttgcattaaatacaccagaagcattacagttgcgaaccaatgtgttacagcaggattcctacgaaattgtataccaatggagcgagtaaaattaattgaaaaggtttATAGAGATCCTGGATCTGCTGGGTCATTCTCTGGTGTAAACAGTTTATATACAGCTGTAAAAAAGATCGATCCGTCCATAACCTTGAAAGAGGTCAGAAATTTCTTAAATTCAGAAAGATCATATACTTTATACGTTCTTAAACCTAAGAAGTTTCCTCGTAGGAAAATAATTGCTCCTAAACCCAGAGTGATATTAACCTGTGATTTGGGTGATATGTCTAAATTATCCAGATATaatgatggatataaatacattctcgtgtgtatcgatgttttttcaagatatttacaagcagtactcatgaaaaagaaagacggaccgtgcactttacatgcattacaaaacatattggagaatgaaaaggcgaagaatatatcgagattatttacagataaaggcagggagtttctaaataaacaggtacagaattatctccagagtaagcatataaagttatatcatgtattttcgaaagaaacaaaagcttccattgcagagagaggcttgcaaacgatgaaacgtaaattatacaagtatatgacaagtgccaatacatttaattattcaAAAGTGTTAAATGAATTAGTAGATGCGTATAATTCATCTCCGCACTCGGGGATTGGCGGTAAAACCCCATTGCAAGTCCATGGTATTACGTCATTGAATGATATAAGGAATCAGTTTCggataaattataaaaatggaagatccaataagaaacgaatcagtaagaaattggttgttggagacacaacaagagtgactcttagcagatcatccgcgtttaaccgagggtttcacacacaaaatacagaggaaatatttaaaatatatagaattaataattctcaacctataacaacatatcatttgaaagatttgaaaggtgaaaagattaaaggaatattttatcgcgaagaattgaccccagtcataccacctccagaatatattatcgacagagtattgaaacgaaaaaaaatttgtggaattacgcattatttggtatcttataaaggttatgattccacttttaattcgtgggtcaaagaaggagatttgttgaaggtacaatgaaaaaatcattattagaaaaatttaaagaattaattacattacttaatagtctcccacgcaatcatcggaagagtttattacaacagtttaagaaaacgcacataagttgtatcagtgagattttcaagaatttgattaagaataaaataccattagaccctaaaatatttaaaaagtacaagaacgagattaaatcattagcttgtaagaaaatcggttttcagcgtaaaaagaaatatttgctgagtatcagaggtggaaatcttcttggcattatattacctctagcagtaaatattatttcgagattgtttaataaatcatgaaagaattttatcttgtaccaacttcagTTATGAATCGGAAACCTCTCGAGTTAGTAAAATCGGAGGGTGGTGAGAATTTagaagggggtggtggtggtgcatgcttGAAGCGTGGTGTTAAACGCAAGTTTAAGACTACTCCCGCTAGGCAGGTCAACCCACCTGCTCTCACCTCGGTGAAACCTCAGAAAACCCCAGATTTGTCAAGATTCATGCACATAAGAGTGAGTGCGAGAAATATAGAATATGTGAAATCAATGTTGGTATTATTGCAAAGAAATCCTTTGGTGAGTTGGGATGAGAATggtgaccttcttacccccattactggacgtaatattactattcattgaaatcttaacattttttgggttatgaattggatgtGCTTTTTTTTCCTctattcattgaaatcttaatattttttgggttatgaattggatgtgcttttttcctctgttcattgaaatcttaatattttttgggttatgaattggatgtgcttttttcctctgcaggaaatacacctggtagtgttgtgaatcaAACTGCCCAgcttggtggtgagagtgctaGTGTTGGTACCTCACAATGCGGAGGTGCGGGTACTTCTGCCCCCACTAATGatgatgagagagcaactacctcgCATGACGTGTCTGACACGCATAATAGTGAAGACGAGAGCCCAGAAGTTATTACATATATCCAGAATTTTAGAGGTAgacatacagtgaggaaatatagtgttccttcatcttataacagagagttaagaatgtatttacatgtttatagggattattttatagaacagatgcgagatatgtatgatagatcgcctctagcaatgtcgctcagaatccacccaattatagttataaggacattacgtcaaaacatatcgggtgatgatcaaaatggacaatttgtgataaatttagcgtttgagttagtaagtgaagaggaaatctCTGAA encodes the following:
- the LOC128705165 gene encoding uncharacterized protein, which codes for MEKGDSIYSKYLEALVKRRLSIRKQRSLVIEKGGVQRNERLLQLDNEWARVDALWKKAIETGNTPGSVVNQTAQLGGESASVGTSQCGGAGTSAPTNDDERATTSHDVSDTHNSEDESPEVITYIQNFRGRHTVRKYSVPSSYNRELRMYLHVYRDYFIEQMRDMYDRSPLAMSLRIHPIIVIRTLRQNISGDDQNGQFVINLAFELVSEEEISEVFDRWVGTILERYETELQDQEGSGWIIDQIESFSIEYVKVEFRVQVGSYVAYPEKLRGKKYVFNPEINDGLCVLRAFAAYQCHKKNMPWKHIRRAVNTKRGCLNHAKTSIDDFPITRDKLGILEKENKVSLYVYQLRKDQDRTFMAMCRKGNKKYKDIMCALLLNERHLVLIKDFDGYVRTIMSEKGEKKHCHSCLMKLNTQEELDIHEDGCKINQVLVFPPEGTTVHFENFSHTHSNEYIGVFDFECALDTTLPEGKIESRHKAIAYCYIIFDRKGEIVCIKSYKGEDAVNHFILNVSGEWNKIKFRRQYHEIHMSEEDEMRHDSQNTCELCGNTFKKPKDKHKHHDHTLNFNNYIGAYCARCNMQRKDKREKLLLFCHNMSLKKLDETKLPSKDHFFNSLRNSAISQEDYEHALKVFELGKCKTLGDYLMLYLKTDVGLLADVFMEWRKTLKDIYKLDVSNYISLPSFSWDAFLLKTNVRLDMIYSHELYDLIKRNLRGGFTCAINQYSKADNPLINPNFDVESGMGTHILYLDFNSLYASAMVEALPQNGIRKLSNDEKNAFLDVGLSNVSCEGQKGYWIECDTKHISPEVARLTDELPLILSHMNISEEMLSPYCESILKNEGRKIPKSNGKLVGSHLPQKNYLISLELLQLLLELGLEVEKVHTIYEYTQTKFLEPFISTNIAQRTATRCPIKSKAFKLTNNAIYGKSLLNITKYAEKYRYINNEKAFIRASKDPLLKNITHLNQDRVICTFNKDILEVKQPLYLGFQILEIAKKKLYHFCPEHPLYDDSRKGELGLLKSEMCDNHISELIALKAKMYSVKIAGRSTNVSRAKGIPSQFMPLLTHARYKNVLSNVDRELFACEGEKSLISCGIYEAARKSST